Within Octopus bimaculoides isolate UCB-OBI-ISO-001 chromosome 20, ASM119413v2, whole genome shotgun sequence, the genomic segment AGTTCGATACGCACGTAGTCACTGAATACTTATTgtctttgccatagagttttTAAAGTCATTCATATGACATAGATTACTTATTTTTCTTGTCGCCAATTTTTTATTGGTATACCttgttctgttaagttcacttgtaaaAAATNNNNNNNNNNNNNNNNNNNNNNNNNNNNNNNNNNNNNNNNNNNNNNNNNNNNNNNNNNNNNNNNNNNNNNNNNNNNNNNNNNNNNNNNNNNNNNNNNNNNNNNNNNNNNNNNNNNNNNNNNNNNNNNNNNNNNNNNNNNNNNNNNNNNNNNNNNNNNNNNNNNNNNNNNNNNNNNNNNNNNNNNNNNNNNNNNNNNNNNNNNNNNNNNNNNNNNNNNNNNNNNNNNNNNNNNNNNNNNNNNNNNNNNNNNNNNNNNNNNNNNNNNNNNNNNNNNNNNNNNNNNNNNNNNNNNNNNNNNNNNNNNNNNNNNNNNNNNNNNNNNNNNNNNNNNNNNNNNNNNNNNNNNNNNNNNNNNNNNNNNNNNNNNNNNNNNNNNNNNNNNNNNNNNNNNNNNNNNNNNNNNNNNNNNNNNNNNNNNNNNNNNNNNNNNNNNNNNNNNNNNNNNNNNNNNNNNNNNNNNNNNNNNNNNNNNNNNNNNNNNNNNNNNNNNNNNNNNNNNNNNNNNNNNNNNNNNNNNNNNNNNNNNNNNNNNNNNNNNNNNNNNNNNNNNNNNNNNNNNNNNNNNNNNNNNNNNNNNNNNNNNNNNNNNNNNNNNNNNNNNNNNNNNNNNNNNNNNNNNNNNtagattccacattcgagttacctctatttccaggtctttgtattttgaaagtttttccattttttttagggaaacgttgtcatctgctggtattgatacatcaattataaaacattttttttcttcatgatctttgacaactatatctggtctatttgccttaatttctctatctgtgtgtattggcatatcccagagtatggttgctttctcgttttctgtgaccttttctggcgtgtgcctataccatcttttttctgttgttattcgatagtgttggcatagcttccagtgtatgtaggtccaaGCTCTGTCgtctctgtgaatatattccttcttatcgaggactgggcagccagagataatatggtttatttttcttgtccatcgccgcatattctgcagttatttgttatatttcttttcattatatggttttggtaatttctggtgaggaggctttggtcttgtgcagcaattaaaaatccttcagtctttgctttgagttctgagcttctcaaccattgccgGGATTTTCCTCTGtctattttttttgcatttagtttagcccagtatttgccatgaaggagcaaattggagtcaatttttctatctgtttgtACTGGGAAGTTCCAAAAGATGGTGACACCCTCGCTATTTACTACATCTTCTGGATGGTACCTGTACCACTTATCATAGGattttattttgtagtatttacaagcattccagtggatgtactgccctagtctgtcatgtcttatgaggactgggcagccagaaacaacatgatcaTGTCTCTGTGAATTTTCCGCAAATTCTGCACAAGGGGTCAGATCCATCTTTAAGGACCTTTGCAtggttataaaaaaaagataagaagaaacaaaaaaaaaaatctttgttatCAATATACAAAGTAAGAAAAATAGaggaaaactaaaaatgaaataaaaaaattaagagcAAATAAAACACACGAATAGGGTTTTCTGAAGTCAGTAACTGAACATAATCCGCAGTTCTTGAAACATTTGTCACTATTTACGGCAGTGTTTGCTAATGTGTGAAGTTTGATTGTATTTCTTAATCACATTGTCTgataatagaaaggaaaaatagCAGCCGAAAGAGGATGGCCAAACTGGCCTATAAAAAGGTAGGAAGAAAACTATACAAATTTTGTGATTACATATCCACCTTCCCATATCATGAACTACCACCTCTTAAACCCAAATTTAACACCGTTCGAAAGGATTGGGAAACTATTcatgaaattaaaacaataatggcATTATCATTAGAAAAGCAGATTAGCCATTGTAAATATTGACTATTACAAAGACACCATTTATCCCTACTACAAGAGACTACTTttcagagaaaaggaaaacaactaCCAACTATctaaaactataaaaatctgaGCACTGTTATACTTCTCCATCGAAAAGATTTAACAGAAAAGGAATGCAACTATCTCACGAACTTTAAATGAAATTTCTATGGACTTTACAAAatctaaaagaacaaaatatacttaaatatgtataaacatctcATTAAGAACAATTGTAGTGGGCACAACCTGTGAAACATTCAGACTCAGCAACTTTGTAGACATACTGCTGAAACCCATTCAGAAACATATATCAAACTAAGCTTTATAAGAGAAGACTATGACCTGTTAAACCACCTTCCAAAAAAGTTAAGAAAACATCATTATTGTATCATTTGAAGCCGTAAACCTCTACACTATTATCGCCCTTGATTACGAACTCTAAACTATAGAATTCTGGCTTGAAAGTACCCCCTAGAAATCTCAGACCGTGTACCAAAACGACTAATTACTGAAGGAATAACATTCATTCTAGAAAATAATCTTTTTGAATCCAATAGCTTGTATTTATAAGTAAACATTTGGGACTGCGATGGGGACGAAAGTTGTCCCCACTTACATGAATTTGGTCATGGCATAGCTAGAAGTtcaaatatatgaagaatttaagcTAGAATATGGATCAGTATGAAGAATCTAAGCTAAAGTATGGCATCAAAACGTATTAGAAAATTGGAAAAATTACTTGGATGACAGCCTCATTTTGTGGAtcgaaaatcaaaatcaaaaaaaaaattttatgcagAGGGcattcagtttttgtttaattctagttttaattttatagctGAAAAATTTATTCCTTGAACCATGCTATCTTTCTATGCTAACTTATGTACATTTCAATTAGATATTCTTTCATCATTTGTTTGGAAAATATGGTGACCTATATGCTCTTCTAACGAATATGCTCTTCTAACGGATAATACTGAAAACTGTCAAGAGTTACTGCTCGTACGTTCCTTAAAAATGAATACTATTAGTCcgcaattaatattgtttatttctaaggcggcgagctggcagaaacgttagcacaccaggcgaaatgcttagaggtatttcgtctgtctttacgttctgagttcaaattccaccgaggtcgcttttacatttcatcttttcggggtcgataaattaagtaccagttgcgtactggggtcgatctaatcgactgacctcctctttaaaaatttcgggccttgtgcctagagtagaaaagaatattgtttattcCTTAACCCATGATTATCTCTAGTAAGTTTTTTAATGTTTCCTACATAATGTACCCTACATTGCGATAACGTAAATATGTTAACTCGAacgtgaacataaaacagaatgcaTAGCGATAAATTTATTTGGATTGTACTTACTTGTAACAAATTACTTTGTGCACTTTGCATCTTTATTGTTCCACGGCTGAGAGCCACAATCCGACGGATGATCAATGTGTTAAGCGACAAGATGGTGCCAAACGGGACAAAACAATAAAGGAACGCATCGACCCACGGCCACAACACCGTCACTAAATAATCAAAATCTTTTCGACTACTACAGTAATAGCTGATTTTATTGTCGACATTTCTTTCGTTTAGTGAGATAGTCCAAAAGAAGTGAATGTTGATTGCAACGAACAAGAGCAACAAGCCACAGACAACCCACTTTGCTCTCTGTACAGTGCAAAAGTTGTTTACTTTGCGAGGATGACAGACAACAATATAACGCTCAATGGTTACTGCAATAATTAACCAGACGGAGAAATCACTGGAGACGTAACCACAGAAAACAACAAGCTTGCAAAGCCAGGACGTTTGATTTCGTATATCCATTCCAGTTAGTTCGCTTATCCAAAGTCTAAGCAAGCCAATATAGAGTACAACTGAATCAGCAATAGCTAGGTTGATTAGATACACGTAAGCTGTCATTCTTATTATCGATCTTTGTCTCATTACAAAGACAGAGAAGATATTACCAAATGTTCCGAGAACGAGTAATAACGGAGATACATAGAGCAATAAAATCTTGTGAAGGCGGTATTCCGGGAAGAAATATAAAGTCTTTGTATCTTTGAGGAAATCTGATAGGTCTTTGTTTTTACTGAGTCGTCGTAAAAGTTCTCTTTCTTTTGGTTGCAGCTGGTCAAAGATAGCTATCATATCAGAAATGTTATTAAGTGTGAAACTACGTATCAAAGAATAATTTCCGTCCATGGAGAAtctgataaaacaaaaagaataatcaaAATATAAGTAAGCGAAGAAATTCTAGATATATTGTATTGGGAAGCAAATAATGCCATTCTTAATAAGTTTAACATACATAACAAACAGTAAACATTTTAATAGCAATCTAAACAGAATAATTGCTCTCGATTTCACATGTTGTGATCTTGTAAAGATTTCCTCGACGTCTTAAGTATCTGTTTCTTTAGGTTTCGAATAGGAAACCATCATTACCTTAATCTAGAGGCCTTCAAAAATATTATATAGGTATCAATGCTAGGATCTACAACGAGTAAACATCGTAGTCGCtaccacctgcaccaccaccaccaccaccgccgccgccaccgccgccgccaccgccagcACATCACCGCAACCACAACTAGCAGCACACCACTAACAGCACTATCACTAACAATATCACACACCGACCACCTCAATCGCCACCATCATCAGTCCAGTACTTTTTAATTCTTCAACTTGCGTTCGACCACGGTAACAGACAATAAGTTGATATAACTTTAAAGTTAACACCACCTAGCGTTCCTCTTGCTTTTCACAAGAATACTGTAGCAGTTTCACAGCCGTTAATTAAATCAACTACAATACACTTATGGACTTTGAACGAATTAAAAGTAAAGTAAATGAATAGTaaatcggcgggatttgaacccataaCTTAAAGagttgtaaataaatacaagaattttgcccggtgttCTAAGGTCTCTGTCAATCAATCGCTTTTCATAGTGAATGTGGTAAAACCTTCATTATTCAAGGCAATGATATTTTGTTGCGTGACATCGTTTTACATTTGTCATCTGGAAAAGTGTTAAAGTTGTTAGAGCGTTAGATAGAAAACTTTATAATATTTTCTCTGGTTCTCTGAGCTCTGCGTTCAAATCATGCCGAGGATAACTCcactttttcatccttttagagtccaTAAAATAGAATGCCAGTAGAGGCAGTGGATTGGAAGAATTACTAGACTATTAGACAGTATGTCTTATGGTATTCGTTGCAGTATTTTGCGTTACAAGTTCTTGGATGGAGAGACTTAATATGTCACCCAGTTTAATACTACTACCTAGTCCTTGGGTAACTTTAGCGGAGTCCATTCTGTCAATCATTTTAAAAACAAGATGGTTGTTTTATAGAACTAAGAGAGGTCTAAGgcgggttagtatcaaaagggaaACTTTCTTATGTCTTGTCCTCTTATCTAATTCTTCTAGACAACATCCTACGTACAAATCAAAGGAATCTCACCACGAATGTTTTCAAACTTCACTCCCTATAATGTTTTCATGCACCCAAAGTAATGTCCCTACTTTGGAATTTATGCTTTTCCGAAATATCACTGCGATTCTAAGGCTAGATATTTGAATCCAATAACTTGACTTCATTCAGCAGACGACTTACATCCTTTAACTGTTTAGGCCAGTATACATTTACTCATACATTCCATAGTAAAACTGCACTTGCAGATAAGGAaattttttctaatcttttataCTGAAGTAGGATTCACCCTCAATAAATCAGAGTTTTCAGAAAGGGTCTTTTCTTCTATCAACTAGAAGGAAAGCTTTTAATATAAACAGCAAACAGGTATATACCCCCACTATAGGATGAAGTGATTGAAAATTTTCACCACCACATTCAAAATGTGGTATCATAtgtcaaagataaaaaaattgaaattgcaACTGTagattttaatgataaaaatcgACAGGGAAAAAAAGTCATGTGAATTAGGTGAACGAAACGAGAAAGGTAACTGACCACTCCATTATTATCAAAGTAAGAATTTAGAAGTCACCACTGCTCTATTCCAGCAGCTGCCACCAAGAAATATTATACGCAGATAAACTAGAAATAGTATACACAGCTGCCACCAAGAAATATTATACGCAGATAAACTAGAAATATTATACACAGCTGCCACCAAGAAATATTATACAGATAAACTAGCGTTTTAGAAACCATGTGAAAACACTCTCAAACAGATATCAATTCAGAGGATAATCCAGCGATAATTAAATTACTTATCAaacataagaaaatgaaaatggctAAAAGAAGAGAATAATTAAACTTAAACCCGCCCAAGCAGACagaatacaaacagaaatataatttagaaatagGAAACAAGTAGGAAAATTGACACAccgaaaaagaaatataagaaccATTTGATAATGTACAAATAAAAGCGAAACGAAATGCAATTAAAACTTGCGTGCAAACATCACAAAACAAAACTGTgtcggaaaagaaaagaagaaaaaactgacAAAGAACTAAAAAGTGAAGTAAAAAACACaagaataaagataaagagagacagaacaGCCTAAATAAGTGGTGTGTTCTGAATGTAGAAAAAGATAAACCAAGTAgcaagtttataaaaaaaaaagttaagatgAAAAACTTAAAATTCTGCATAAATTCAGAGAAACGTATAATGAAACATGTGAAACCATAAAcagataacattaaaaataaagatggaaGAATACTGTTTGATCATGATCAGACTGCATCGGGACGAGTTGAATGCCTAAAACATCTGTATGATGATGAGAATAGACCACCTATGCTCGATTTCAAAGTTACGGAAACTAAATCTTAAAATAAGCATAAAAGGCATTAAAGTCATAAAAGATGGAAAGACGACTAGATTAGATGAAATATTAACTAAAGTATTATAAGCATTACATAGCTATAAACTAAATTAATAATAGActtgtgtaatataatatataagagagAGCACATATCAACTGTATTTGTCTCATTACCAAAGAAACGTAAAACACAAGATTACACCATAAATCTAACGAGACTTGTGACTAAGTTATTGTTGAAAATCATTCGAGAAAGAATTacataagaaataaattaagaaataaaccaACTGCAAAGTGGTTTAGACCATAAATTTATGATGAAAtagctaattaaaaaaaaaaaagatctagatataaatcatatttacatgttttatagATTATGCGAAAATATTTAACAGATTAGATATTCAAATTTAATACAgccaataattaaaaaaagatggtCCACAGAACCGTTTAACTCCAGTAAATAACAAAGCTATgtcttataaaatgaaaatgaacgtaaaaaaaacaaaaaacaaaatcagtatCAAGGAAGAACATTACAATCAAACAGAGAAAACTCAAATATTCTGAACTCTTCATTTGGGGTAAATTGTTCACAGAGACTGTCTAGTctaaatgaaggaaggaagagggaggagaaaacaaaacaattacatgGGTAGATAATGTCCAGAATTGAGTAGACTACAAATACAGTAAATGTATAAGGACTGACTGCAAATACAATAAATGTACAAGGAAGACTGACATGGCGAACCATAGAGAACGAATCTACTGAGAGCAGATGATATCTCATTATGATGGGAAACCTCTAAAAAGACAATATAATCAGAGTTAAAGGCAGGGATAaacgataacaacaaaaattcttcTATGTCTTTATCCTTGAGCGTATGCGTCCGATTGAGTTTCTTATGGTTAGTGGAAGAAtcttttgaaacattcactaattttacaatgttttcattgttctttttctcAGGTTCCTCTTTCAACCCTCAAGTAACTTTTTCAAACGATCCCGAACATCTACATGATCGGATGGAATTATATTTTGCCCCGTAAGTTAGGGTGTGGTTTTCACTATTTTACATCTTTGGAGAGAGCTGGTGATTGAAATATTAAAggatcagacaaaatgttttacgGTTTGAAGTTACAGTCCTGTATGGACGAAGACAAAATTCTTCAGTGATCAGTTATAACTTTCATTAttcttgggtcgataaaataagataactATCAAGCACTTGTGTCCAGGAAAAGCTTTatggttatttttaaaaaatgattttacttGTGAGCtccttggcaaaaaaaaaacaaaaaaaaaaccgtccGCAGTATTTTATAGACTACTTACTGCAAACCTCATCTTTGGTTGCGTTTTGATGTGTATGACGACGAAATTTTCGAATGAAAACGTGAAGTCAAAACGAATTGAAAAATCCTTCGAGATCATTTTGAAAGAAGGCCACCTCTGAAACATTTCCTTAATCAAATGTCACAGAAATTGTTGCATTATACAACATTAGACAGGTTATTGCTAAATCTGGAAATGCACATAACGTTGGTGAGTTCAGTGTTCTGCCTTTAAGTCGCATCGCAAACTTTAGGGAAACGCCGCCCCtaccaaaaaacaacaacaaaaaacaaaatccccccaaacaaaatcaaaaacaaagaacaaacacttcagttagttttttttcttgtaattctaCTATAACCGGAAATTTCGATACGATATCTTGGGATTTTGAAGATGGATTGTTCAGTTCATTTCAAGCCAAGGAATTCTCTCTACAATTAAATGTAACTTCTTCACAAGATAACAATGAGCATCTCTTGCTTTAAATGAGATCCTGGAAAACTACGATAAGCCAAAAGATTATTTCTTCTGTGACCATAATTGTTCTGGTTTTCAAAAATCTTTTCTAAAGACCATACAGTTCTATAGTCTTTTCTGAAAACCAGGACAATTTCGATAACGAATATACCACCACTAACATTACTGGAATGCGAAGTTTCGAAggcattatttttttcttgcctGCTTTTTCGAGTGAAAAATAACGACACCTTATTGAAAAGAGTTCTTTCTTCGCACGTGTGGCACATGGAATGATCTTTAATCATATCTTTGAAGTCTTCCTTCAAAAACAAGTTCGCAAATGGCCTTGTTTAGTGGAAGTTGCATTTaaagttttgtctttttttatatttgtaatgttttcGTTTGGTAATGTTATTTTTCGCTGGCTGCTGACCTCTTTATTTTCCTGACATACTGATGTCTCCGCACACAATCGTTTACAAATGCAAATGGATTTTTCTCTGTCATCCATTTAATTACTGGAATcagttttaatgattttaattgttgtgtttaTTACTGtcactgctgttactgttgttggtttTAATGTTGcccctgttgttgttgctactgctgctgctgttgttgttgatgatggtgtagTTCTTTTCTTTGTAGATGATGCAGACGCTGTGGTCATCGGTTCAAATATATAGGGTATGAGTTAAAAGAGATTTGGtggttgtttctagcaggtcaagcaactgtgTAGAGGTTTCATCGTTTGATTATATTGTTGCAGTTATGCTGATCGAACATATGTATAACTGatggcattccaaccatgacaatctCGTCTTTTGAATACTATACATGTAGGAATATATCAACCATTGTGTCTGTTCTTTTGTTAAGCTGGTAGGGTTTAACGTGAAGATTTGGTTGCTGATTTCAGTAGGTGGAATAGCTATGTGAAAGCCCAGGCATATCCACAAATGTCTACACTAAGATTAATGTTTGTGTTCTTAAtattgtgtttgtacatacaaatGTTATTCCTGGCGTTGAAATATTGCTTCCACTTAAGTAATTCTTCCCCAAACTAGAAACAAATTTTTTATAAGTTCCAAGAGAAAATCAGCTGTTAATATTATTAGATGTTACCATTTCAACTACATAGCTTGATGGAAATGAATGCCTGTAATGAAAGCAGAGTGAAATAGGAAATAAGAATATTCATGATGTATAAATATTAGATACTTCTTTTCACTTGATATAGCAATAACATAACAAGCACAAGATATGTAACCTAAGTTAgcgacaataaaaataaaagcggTGGAGCCAGAatcctctgcatggacagtatatacttcgaagttgaaatgctgatgtagattaaacaacaacccatcagtggctgagaagttcagaactgaaagcagagactgaaggtttcatattggcggtaCAAGATCAAGGCTTGCTCacaaaaaactaccaggctaacgttcttcaaaacagttctgaccctaaatgcagattctgcgacacatttgacgaaacaatagaccatctcgtcttgGGATGTTCTGTACTGACATCAAACGAATACAAtaatcgccacgatagggtaggacagtatttacattggaaaatatgtaaacactacaaaatcatcactcctgcttactggtatgaacatcatcctgaaccAGTCGTTGAAGCTAAAAATGTTACTGTCCTctaggattttccagtcaacactgacagaatgatccaggctaatcgaccagacataattattaaagacagggaacaaaatacttgtagattaatagatgtgtttctactgataaaaatatatctgtaaaggaatttgacaaactaagtaaatataaggacttggaaattgaaatacaaaggatgtggcatctcaaaacgagaactgttcttgttattctaggtgccctaggtatgataaaaaaggatgtcagaaacatctaggtATGATCTCAGGAGCACCATgcctcagagaaatccaaaacaTTCAAGTACTGCCTACATCAAttgaaaaaccctatccatttaaatgtctgtgttgtattccataaagatatttcgctacttccCCAGGATATTGGGTGTtgggtgtgtctcagcaagtgactgtaacaaacatgcagattaaaagtaaaacaacaacaacaataataataataataataataataatgaatcaaTGAACTAGCTAGGATacgaatcaatgaactagataagatacgaatcaatgaactagataggataagaatcaatgaactagataggataagaatcaatgaactagataggacaaaacacacacaaatgaaagaaaaataaagaaagagtactatagacgagttagatcaatactaaaaacagagctcaatgctaaaaacaagataacaggtattaacactttagccgtcccaattataagttacagttacaatatccttaactggacactaaacta encodes:
- the LOC106879112 gene encoding thyrotropin-releasing hormone receptor — translated: MDGNYSLIRSFTLNNISDMIAIFDQLQPKERELLRRLSKNKDLSDFLKDTKTLYFFPEYRLHKILLLYVSPLLLVLGTFGNIFSVFVMRQRSIIRMTAYVYLINLAIADSVVLYIGLLRLWISELTGMDIRNQTSWLCKLVVFCGYVSSDFSVWLIIAVTIERYIVVCHPRKVNNFCTVQRAKWVVCGLLLLFVAINIHFFWTISLNERNVDNKISYYCSSRKDFDYLVTVLWPWVDAFLYCFVPFGTILSLNTLIIRRIVALSRGTIKMQSAQSNLLQVRRCHTDSNRKLTLMLLTLSFMLLLTTLPLAVSLILAHFWNFSMSRDLAWAAKYQLTKTIAELMMYLNHSMNFILYCTMGRKFRQQVVRMFCNKNNMTKGLSDHTHHIYCSRNCSPQINTSQQCPDTEI